The following coding sequences are from one Mesorhizobium onobrychidis window:
- a CDS encoding ABC transporter permease, which translates to MTVLIERVRNALGPELAGPFAAFVAVMIVFGFAAPNFLSRATFESVAFQLPELGLLTLAMLLPILTGGLNLAITFTANMAGLTLAWVLQSQGGVDAGIGAFVLGSLLAIAVGALSGLIMGLVIAYTKAHPILVSLSMMIFLRGLGEFLTRGGDVSGIPGFLAPIGYGSIFGIPVPLLIFIACVLIWHVLLTRMKLGFNTYMIGSNIEATRYSGINTRKVQVLVYTLSGAMCAVAGIIMLARFNSVRVGHGESYLLITVLACFLGGVNPFGGFGRVIPVFVALVVLQLLSSGLNLMGANQHLATAVWGILMITVMILRWLAGRLKFLNTNRG; encoded by the coding sequence ATGACGGTTTTGATTGAACGCGTCCGCAACGCGCTCGGCCCCGAACTTGCAGGTCCGTTTGCCGCGTTCGTAGCTGTCATGATCGTGTTCGGCTTTGCCGCGCCGAACTTTCTTTCCCGCGCTACCTTTGAATCCGTCGCCTTCCAGCTGCCGGAACTCGGCCTCCTCACACTCGCCATGCTGCTGCCGATCCTGACCGGCGGCCTGAACCTGGCCATCACCTTCACGGCCAACATGGCCGGCCTGACGCTGGCTTGGGTACTGCAAAGCCAGGGAGGCGTCGACGCGGGCATCGGCGCCTTTGTGCTTGGCTCGCTCCTTGCCATTGCGGTCGGAGCACTGAGCGGGCTGATCATGGGGCTCGTCATCGCCTACACCAAGGCTCACCCGATCCTGGTCTCGCTGTCGATGATGATCTTCCTGCGCGGTCTCGGCGAATTCCTGACGCGCGGCGGCGACGTGTCCGGCATTCCCGGCTTCCTGGCGCCGATCGGCTACGGTTCGATTTTTGGCATCCCGGTGCCGTTGCTCATCTTCATCGCTTGCGTGCTGATCTGGCACGTCTTGCTGACGCGCATGAAGCTAGGGTTCAACACCTACATGATAGGCTCCAATATCGAGGCCACGCGCTATTCCGGTATCAATACGCGCAAGGTGCAGGTTCTCGTCTACACATTGTCCGGCGCGATGTGCGCGGTAGCCGGCATCATCATGCTGGCGCGCTTCAATTCGGTGCGTGTCGGCCACGGCGAGTCTTACCTGCTGATCACCGTGCTTGCCTGCTTCCTTGGCGGGGTCAATCCGTTCGGCGGCTTCGGTCGGGTGATCCCGGTCTTCGTTGCGCTGGTCGTGCTCCAGCTTCTGTCCTCGGGACTCAATCTGATGGGCGCAAACCAGCATCTTGCGACGGCAGTCTGGGGCATCCTGATGATCACGGTGATGATCCTGCGCTGGCTTGCCGGGCGCCTCAAATTCCTAAACACAAACAGAGGATGA
- a CDS encoding ABC transporter permease: protein MRRFVRSHATELALLAVIAVICVFLSFATDRFFTLGNAFDLLNTGSVNIIFAVGLLVVLIAGGIDISFAVAASVVQYLTATVLGWIGGGNWIVGFIIAGALGVALGCINAFLIHGFRIISIVATISTFNIFFGLLMFFTGGVSIYNLPDWLTTRVVLFEREMADGTWAEITLPVLIMAICVFATWALITRTTTGRQLYAFGDNPEGARRFGINIGAMQFIAFGWLGLMAGIAGLVQAHYAQEVVPNALYGRELDVLAAVVLGGARLGGGKGSVLGCILGVLLVSITQNGLNLMGVSPFAFKMIVGAIILAAITLSNTSIERLLPFLKSRRVHS, encoded by the coding sequence ATGCGTAGGTTTGTCCGCTCCCACGCAACGGAACTGGCTTTGCTCGCCGTTATCGCCGTCATCTGCGTCTTCCTTTCGTTCGCGACGGACCGGTTCTTCACCCTCGGCAACGCGTTTGACCTTCTAAACACCGGCTCGGTCAACATCATCTTCGCCGTTGGCCTGCTGGTCGTGCTGATCGCCGGCGGCATTGACATCTCCTTCGCTGTTGCTGCCTCCGTTGTGCAATATCTGACCGCGACCGTCCTCGGCTGGATCGGCGGCGGGAATTGGATTGTCGGCTTCATCATCGCTGGCGCATTGGGCGTCGCGTTGGGCTGCATCAACGCCTTCCTGATCCACGGGTTCAGGATCATCTCGATCGTCGCCACGATTTCGACTTTCAACATTTTCTTCGGCTTGCTGATGTTTTTCACAGGCGGCGTGTCGATCTACAACCTGCCGGACTGGCTCACCACCCGCGTCGTGCTGTTCGAGCGAGAGATGGCTGACGGGACCTGGGCGGAGATCACCCTGCCTGTGCTCATTATGGCCATATGCGTGTTCGCTACCTGGGCGTTGATCACGCGCACCACCACTGGCCGCCAACTCTACGCATTTGGCGACAACCCGGAGGGCGCGCGCCGCTTCGGTATCAATATCGGTGCCATGCAATTTATCGCCTTCGGCTGGCTTGGCCTGATGGCGGGTATCGCCGGTCTCGTCCAAGCGCATTACGCGCAGGAGGTTGTGCCGAATGCCCTTTATGGGCGCGAACTCGACGTCCTGGCAGCCGTAGTCCTTGGCGGTGCGCGGCTCGGCGGCGGCAAGGGCAGCGTGCTCGGCTGCATTCTGGGCGTTCTGTTGGTCTCGATTACCCAGAACGGACTAAATTTGATGGGCGTGTCGCCTTTCGCGTTCAAGATGATCGTCGGCGCCATCATTCTTGCCGCAATCACGCTTTCGAATACCAGCATCGAACGCCTGCTGCCGTTCCTGAAAAGCCGACGGGTGCATTCATGA
- a CDS encoding sugar ABC transporter ATP-binding protein, with protein MADQALDGAASRPLLSLRNVNMTFGGVKALKNVSFEVLPGEVHCLAGENGSGKSTLIKVITGVYKPEAGAVIDYDGQSYSHMSPVTAQASGIQVIWQDLALFPEMTVAENIAFQTVIGRWPRLVNYAEMRRVAINALQRLGVTFDVDLALHHFPIAQRQIVAIARALVGEAKLVFMDEPTASLTQSETDYLLDIVRNLSASGVAVVFVSHRLAEVLEISSRVTVLRDGALVGVYPTKGLTQSRITELMTGKTFDYSVLHRDLSRSPVMLEVKGLSRPGEFDDVSLTVRRGETLGITGLLGAGRTELALTLFGMRKPKSGSVVLDGKPVRFGSNRDAIAAGVAYLSEDRLSLGLIQPQAIADNMVIASLDKILSGGFISSDRQRSLVNRWIRDLGVRIGRQDDAISTLSGGNQQRVAIAKWLATDPKLLILDAPTVGVDVGARAGIFDIVSKLADSGLAIILISDEVPEVYFNADRVLHMAQGRIVGEFTPGAATLQAIEEAVYA; from the coding sequence ATGGCTGATCAGGCACTCGATGGCGCCGCATCACGGCCGCTGCTGTCGCTCCGCAACGTCAATATGACGTTCGGCGGCGTGAAGGCGCTGAAGAATGTCAGCTTTGAGGTGCTGCCGGGCGAGGTGCATTGCCTGGCCGGCGAGAACGGCTCCGGCAAGAGCACGCTGATCAAGGTCATTACGGGCGTGTACAAGCCCGAGGCGGGCGCCGTGATCGACTATGATGGCCAGAGCTACTCCCATATGTCGCCGGTTACGGCGCAGGCCAGCGGAATTCAGGTCATCTGGCAGGACCTCGCCCTGTTTCCCGAGATGACTGTCGCCGAGAATATCGCGTTCCAGACCGTCATCGGCCGCTGGCCGCGGCTGGTGAACTATGCCGAGATGCGCCGTGTCGCGATCAACGCCTTGCAACGTCTTGGTGTTACCTTCGATGTCGATCTAGCACTCCACCACTTTCCCATCGCACAGCGGCAGATCGTAGCAATCGCGCGCGCCCTCGTCGGCGAGGCGAAGCTCGTCTTCATGGACGAGCCGACGGCGTCGCTCACCCAATCCGAAACCGACTATCTGCTGGACATTGTGCGCAATCTGTCGGCGTCGGGCGTCGCCGTTGTGTTCGTCAGTCATCGCCTGGCGGAGGTTCTTGAAATCTCCAGCCGCGTCACCGTGCTGCGCGACGGCGCCCTGGTTGGCGTCTATCCAACCAAAGGCCTGACCCAGTCGCGCATCACCGAGCTGATGACGGGCAAGACCTTCGACTATTCCGTCCTGCATCGGGATTTGAGCAGGAGCCCGGTCATGCTTGAGGTTAAGGGACTGTCGCGGCCCGGCGAATTCGACGACGTGTCCTTGACGGTCCGGCGCGGCGAGACGCTCGGCATCACCGGGTTGCTCGGGGCAGGGCGCACCGAATTGGCGCTGACATTGTTTGGCATGCGCAAGCCGAAATCGGGCTCTGTCGTCCTGGATGGCAAACCCGTTCGCTTCGGTTCCAACCGTGACGCGATCGCCGCCGGCGTCGCCTATCTTTCGGAAGACCGGCTGTCGCTCGGTCTCATTCAGCCCCAGGCAATCGCCGACAACATGGTCATCGCCTCGCTGGACAAGATCCTTTCAGGCGGTTTCATTTCGAGCGATCGCCAGCGATCTCTGGTCAATCGCTGGATTAGGGATCTCGGCGTCAGGATCGGAAGGCAGGACGACGCGATCTCGACCCTGTCAGGGGGAAATCAGCAACGTGTTGCCATTGCAAAATGGCTGGCGACCGACCCGAAGCTGCTTATCCTCGACGCACCGACGGTCGGCGTCGATGTCGGCGCGCGCGCCGGCATTTTCGACATCGTTTCCAAGCTGGCGGACAGCGGCCTGGCCATTATCCTGATCTCGGACGAGGTGCCTGAAGTCTATTTCAACGCGGACCGTGTGCTGCACATGGCTCAGGGGCGCATTGTCGGCGAATTTACGCCGGGCGCTGCGACCCTCCAGGCGATCGAGGAGGCGGTCTATGCGTAG
- a CDS encoding autoinducer 2 ABC transporter substrate-binding protein, producing the protein MKKLMIAALAATLMIGGSFAAMAQQAGKVGVVVKIGGIPWFNAMEAGIKERGQKLGIDAFMVGPTSADPALQVRAIEDLIAQGVKVIGVVPNDAKVLEPVLQKAKDAGIIVITHESPGQKGADWDFELASATGFGEAHAKLLAEKMGGKGEYAVFVGSLTVPLHNAWADAAIEYLKKNNPEMKLVGERYGVAEDVDKSRSTALDLISANPGLKGFLAFGSQGPIGAGRAIEERRKVGEIFVLGPFSPGQGRKLIKSDAISGGFMWNPKQAGEVFVTLADHLMKGNEIKDGDTIEGLGTVKPDFENRNIIVDQLVPINKDTVDDLAAMGL; encoded by the coding sequence ATGAAAAAGCTCATGATCGCGGCGCTTGCCGCGACCCTTATGATTGGCGGATCATTCGCTGCGATGGCACAGCAGGCCGGCAAGGTCGGCGTCGTCGTAAAGATCGGCGGCATTCCGTGGTTCAACGCAATGGAGGCGGGTATCAAGGAGCGCGGCCAGAAGCTCGGGATCGACGCATTCATGGTCGGCCCGACCAGCGCTGATCCAGCACTGCAAGTTCGCGCCATCGAGGATCTGATCGCGCAGGGCGTCAAGGTCATCGGCGTCGTGCCGAATGATGCGAAAGTGCTTGAACCAGTCCTGCAGAAGGCCAAGGACGCCGGCATCATCGTCATCACGCATGAATCGCCTGGCCAGAAGGGCGCCGACTGGGACTTCGAACTCGCTTCCGCGACCGGCTTCGGCGAGGCTCATGCCAAGCTCCTGGCGGAGAAGATGGGCGGCAAGGGTGAGTACGCAGTGTTCGTCGGCTCGCTGACGGTGCCGCTGCACAATGCCTGGGCCGATGCGGCAATCGAATATCTGAAGAAGAACAACCCGGAGATGAAGCTTGTCGGCGAACGTTATGGCGTCGCCGAGGATGTAGACAAGAGCCGCAGCACTGCGCTTGACCTGATTTCCGCAAATCCAGGCTTGAAGGGTTTCCTCGCCTTCGGCAGCCAAGGCCCGATCGGCGCTGGCCGCGCAATCGAAGAGCGCCGGAAGGTGGGCGAAATTTTCGTGCTCGGACCATTCTCGCCAGGCCAGGGCCGGAAGCTCATCAAAAGCGACGCGATCTCCGGCGGCTTCATGTGGAATCCGAAGCAGGCGGGCGAGGTTTTCGTCACGCTGGCTGACCATCTCATGAAGGGCAACGAGATCAAGGACGGCGATACGATCGAAGGGCTAGGGACAGTCAAGCCGGACTTCGAAAACCGTAACATCATCGTCGATCAACTGGTCCCAATCAACAAGGACACTGTCGACGATCTCGCGGCGATGGGCCTGTAA
- a CDS encoding LacI family DNA-binding transcriptional regulator, with translation MDQRVKKKATIYDLSVLSGSSPSTVSAVLNGTWRKRRIKESTAQTILSLAELHQYTTNLQARGLRRSRSGLVGLMLPVHDNRYFSSMAQTFEGHVRSRGQCPVVVSASRDPEEERRTAETLISYSIDQLFIVGATDPDGVHEVCEPAGLRHINIDLPGAKAHSVISDNYGGARMLTEAIIRRFGNDDPLRPDELFLFGGRNDHASRERIAAFHATKKALLGADPEDGVQSSGYSPDITLRAFEAFYQRHGKLPRALFINSSINMEGLLRFMAGRPAEMFSELVVGCYDYDPFGSFLPFPVIMVRQNVEAMITKAFELIDEPTTTPQTFLIAPELIQPRSALKGPLDTLKDIA, from the coding sequence ATGGATCAGCGGGTCAAGAAGAAGGCGACGATCTATGACCTATCCGTGCTATCGGGCAGTTCGCCGTCGACCGTGAGTGCCGTCCTAAACGGCACTTGGCGCAAGCGCCGCATCAAGGAAAGTACGGCGCAAACAATTCTCAGCCTCGCCGAACTCCACCAATACACCACCAATCTGCAAGCGCGAGGCTTGCGACGCTCGCGATCGGGCCTGGTCGGCCTGATGCTGCCCGTCCACGACAATCGCTACTTCTCCTCCATGGCGCAGACGTTTGAGGGGCATGTGCGCAGCCGCGGCCAATGCCCGGTCGTGGTTAGCGCCAGCCGCGACCCGGAAGAGGAACGGCGGACCGCGGAGACGCTGATCTCCTATTCAATCGACCAGCTCTTCATCGTCGGCGCCACCGATCCGGACGGCGTGCACGAGGTCTGCGAACCGGCGGGGCTGAGGCATATCAACATCGACCTGCCGGGAGCGAAGGCGCATTCGGTGATCAGCGACAATTATGGTGGCGCACGGATGCTGACGGAAGCAATCATCCGCCGCTTCGGCAATGATGATCCTCTGCGGCCGGACGAGCTGTTTCTGTTTGGCGGCCGCAACGACCACGCCAGCCGCGAACGCATCGCCGCTTTCCATGCGACCAAGAAGGCACTGCTGGGCGCCGACCCTGAAGACGGTGTGCAGTCCTCCGGGTATTCGCCTGATATAACTTTGCGTGCCTTTGAGGCGTTTTACCAACGCCATGGCAAGCTGCCGCGCGCGCTGTTCATCAATTCGTCGATCAATATGGAAGGTCTGCTGCGTTTCATGGCGGGCCGGCCGGCGGAGATGTTTAGTGAGCTCGTCGTCGGTTGCTACGACTACGATCCGTTCGGCTCCTTCCTGCCGTTCCCGGTAATCATGGTGCGGCAGAATGTCGAGGCGATGATTACGAAGGCGTTCGAGCTGATCGATGAACCGACGACGACGCCACAGACCTTCCTGATTGCGCCAGAGTTGATCCAGCCCAGGTCTGCGCTGAAAGGGCCGCTCGATACTCTGAAGGATATAGCGTGA
- a CDS encoding carbohydrate kinase family protein: MPRPIVLSLGSINADLQFDVQGSLGDGGTVRASGFAQRAGGKAANVAYFTHRLGVPTRLIGRVGDDRFAEIAIGPLKAAELDLGSVGVARDVPTGVAIVAVPKDGTF; the protein is encoded by the coding sequence TTGCCGCGCCCGATCGTGCTCTCGCTGGGCAGCATCAATGCCGATCTGCAGTTCGACGTTCAGGGCTCCCTTGGCGATGGCGGCACCGTTAGGGCCAGCGGCTTCGCCCAACGCGCCGGCGGCAAAGCCGCCAACGTTGCGTATTTCACCCATCGCCTCGGCGTTCCGACGAGGCTTATCGGGCGCGTCGGCGACGACCGGTTCGCGGAGATCGCAATCGGTCCGCTGAAGGCAGCGGAGCTCGACCTCGGGTCCGTCGGCGTCGCCCGCGACGTCCCCACTGGCGTTGCCATCGTGGCGGTTCCGAAGGACGGCACGTTCTAA
- a CDS encoding FAD-dependent oxidoreductase, whose protein sequence is MAILSGKPGSCWVAAATATNYSPLEGSIHADAVVVGAGIVGLTTALRLCEAGRSVIVIEGLRTGGQVTGRSTAKITTQHALIYRHLIDTFGQDLAQTYADANSAGAVQIREWVRNYAIPCDLEAKNAYTYTCDASRRAEIVAEAEAARQVGLDADVLERAPLPFETAAALRFSDQAQFNPAMYLVGLAQAVTARGGRIFENSRAISIGEASRWRVVTDSGTVHAEHVVVATNMTVKSPVGMANRTQPRCHTAMAFRIDDPLAVDGMFIGIDDPTHSIRTGRDAEGSLLVALGPKFDTGQDGDVAKRFVELEQWARMNLPVGDVAWRWCNEDYDTADRVPYAGEPDSDKASGFHIATGFNAWGITNGTAAGTMIADLICARSSPLQRLYDPARSYPEDFHKNGRSQSIVSSLDDIVPGMGGVIVRGDEKIAAWRDTEGVLHPVSATCTHKGCTVTWNNADNTWDCPCHGSIFAADGSVIHGPARKPLAPAAL, encoded by the coding sequence ATGGCCATTCTTTCGGGAAAACCGGGAAGTTGTTGGGTGGCGGCAGCCACCGCTACGAACTATTCTCCGCTCGAGGGCTCGATCCATGCCGATGCCGTTGTCGTGGGCGCCGGGATTGTCGGGCTCACGACGGCGCTTCGCCTTTGCGAGGCCGGTCGGTCGGTGATCGTCATCGAAGGCCTGCGGACAGGCGGCCAGGTGACCGGCCGCTCGACGGCCAAGATCACGACGCAGCACGCGCTGATCTATCGCCATCTCATCGACACTTTCGGGCAGGACCTGGCGCAGACCTATGCCGATGCGAATTCCGCCGGCGCCGTCCAGATCCGGGAATGGGTTCGCAACTATGCCATTCCCTGCGATCTCGAGGCCAAGAACGCCTATACCTACACCTGCGATGCAAGCCGGCGCGCGGAGATCGTGGCCGAGGCAGAGGCCGCGCGCCAAGTTGGGCTGGACGCCGATGTTCTGGAGCGCGCGCCGCTGCCTTTCGAAACGGCCGCCGCTCTGCGTTTTTCCGACCAGGCTCAGTTCAATCCGGCGATGTATCTGGTTGGCCTGGCTCAAGCGGTGACGGCCCGTGGCGGACGGATTTTCGAAAACAGCCGCGCGATCTCGATCGGCGAGGCAAGCCGCTGGCGCGTCGTCACCGACAGCGGCACCGTTCACGCCGAGCATGTGGTCGTCGCCACCAACATGACGGTGAAGAGCCCCGTCGGAATGGCGAACCGCACCCAGCCGCGCTGCCACACTGCCATGGCGTTTCGGATCGATGACCCTCTGGCTGTCGACGGCATGTTCATCGGCATCGACGATCCGACGCATTCCATCCGCACCGGCCGCGATGCCGAAGGCTCGCTGCTGGTCGCGCTCGGCCCCAAGTTTGACACGGGCCAGGACGGCGACGTGGCGAAACGGTTCGTCGAGCTGGAACAATGGGCAAGAATGAACCTTCCAGTTGGGGACGTTGCGTGGCGCTGGTGTAACGAGGACTATGATACGGCCGATAGAGTTCCGTATGCCGGCGAACCCGATTCGGACAAAGCCTCCGGTTTTCATATCGCCACGGGATTCAACGCCTGGGGCATCACCAATGGAACGGCCGCAGGCACGATGATCGCGGATTTGATCTGCGCTCGGTCGAGTCCGTTGCAAAGGCTCTACGACCCGGCGCGGTCTTATCCCGAGGACTTTCATAAGAATGGCCGCAGCCAATCGATTGTCTCAAGCCTCGACGACATCGTTCCCGGCATGGGCGGTGTGATCGTCAGGGGTGACGAAAAGATCGCGGCGTGGAGAGACACTGAAGGGGTACTCCACCCCGTTTCGGCGACATGCACCCACAAGGGCTGCACCGTGACCTGGAACAACGCGGACAACACCTGGGATTGTCCTTGCCATGGCTCGATTTTCGCCGCCGACGGTTCGGTCATCCATGGCCCGGCTCGAAAACCGCTTGCCCCGGCCGCGCTGTAA
- a CDS encoding YbhB/YbcL family Raf kinase inhibitor-like protein translates to MPLTLISPAFPAGGKIPERYTRDGQNVSPPLKWSGVPDGAKSLVLVVQDPDAPSGIFGHWAVFNIPPDASELAEAQDGKPGPSALRQGTNDFGNAYYDGPQPPVGHGVHHYHFRLAALDVPSLSVPGQAGVQLVWKEAQKHALEQTEMVGTYAR, encoded by the coding sequence ATGCCACTTACCCTTATCAGCCCGGCGTTCCCGGCTGGCGGGAAAATCCCTGAAAGGTATACCCGTGACGGCCAGAACGTCTCGCCGCCGCTGAAGTGGTCCGGTGTTCCGGATGGTGCGAAGAGCCTTGTTCTTGTCGTGCAGGATCCCGACGCGCCGAGCGGGATTTTCGGGCACTGGGCGGTGTTCAATATCCCGCCCGATGCCAGCGAACTCGCCGAGGCGCAGGATGGCAAGCCAGGTCCGTCGGCACTTCGCCAAGGCACCAACGATTTCGGCAATGCCTATTACGACGGCCCGCAGCCGCCAGTGGGACATGGCGTCCATCATTATCATTTCCGGCTGGCCGCGCTCGACGTGCCGAGCCTCAGTGTGCCGGGACAGGCGGGCGTGCAGCTTGTCTGGAAGGAAGCCCAGAAGCATGCGCTGGAGCAGACCGAGATGGTCGGAACCTACGCACGGTAA
- a CDS encoding DUF2267 domain-containing protein: MSATGLDVFDKTLQTTNIWLDEIMAEMGPDRQIAWHVLGAVLHALRDRMQPDLAAHLGSQLPILVRGAYYDQYQPSKTPEKLRSLDEVLAKIKAELEFTRPVDSKDAFRVVSKVLAHHVGEGQMIKVWESLPAEIRRVAEAQQAA; the protein is encoded by the coding sequence ATGAGCGCCACCGGACTCGACGTATTCGACAAGACGCTGCAGACCACAAACATCTGGCTCGATGAGATCATGGCCGAGATGGGACCGGATCGGCAGATCGCATGGCATGTTCTTGGAGCGGTGCTCCACGCCCTGCGGGACCGCATGCAACCAGACCTTGCAGCCCACCTCGGCTCGCAGCTGCCGATCCTCGTGCGCGGCGCCTACTACGACCAATATCAGCCTTCCAAGACCCCTGAGAAGTTGCGATCGCTCGACGAGGTTCTAGCCAAAATCAAGGCGGAGCTGGAATTCACCCGACCGGTCGATTCCAAGGATGCATTCAGGGTCGTATCCAAGGTGCTCGCTCACCATGTGGGAGAGGGGCAGATGATCAAGGTTTGGGAATCCTTGCCAGCAGAAATCAGGCGCGTCGCGGAAGCTCAGCAAGCGGCGTGA
- a CDS encoding PDZ domain-containing protein, with protein MALTIGQRSDEEEQTGAVPGPEAPDQRLGLSLSPISDEARQQLGLQPGTAGLFVQEVAPNSLADQNGLRAGDVIVSANNRDVTQPSDIQEEWTKSRQQNKPMLFRINRQGQSLFVAWPRPNLDWPDLDENALSKLGERKLGRIDHTLSRRRSLRLATGTTADQGRFVQ; from the coding sequence ATAGCTCTGACCATCGGACAGCGCAGCGATGAGGAGGAACAAACCGGTGCTGTTCCGGGACCGGAAGCGCCGGACCAACGGCTCGGACTGTCGCTCAGTCCGATCTCGGATGAGGCGCGCCAGCAGCTCGGACTTCAGCCGGGCACCGCTGGGTTGTTCGTGCAAGAAGTGGCGCCGAACAGCCTCGCCGACCAAAACGGCCTCCGCGCGGGCGATGTGATCGTGTCAGCCAATAACCGGGATGTGACACAGCCATCAGATATACAAGAGGAGTGGACGAAATCCCGCCAGCAGAACAAGCCCATGCTGTTCCGCATCAACAGGCAAGGGCAATCTCTTTTCGTTGCGTGGCCACGGCCAAATCTTGACTGGCCAGATCTTGACGAGAACGCGTTGAGTAAGCTTGGCGAGCGTAAGCTTGGCCGAATAGATCACACGCTTTCGCGAAGGCGGTCTTTACGCTTGGCAACGGGAACAACAGCCGACCAAGGCCGTTTCGTCCAATGA
- a CDS encoding S1C family serine protease: MIAITTKQIIQDQATLDDFFSPFGRPGLGPAQPQVREALGSGFVISPEGYIVTNNHVVADASEIHVVFSDKQTLPARLVGRDPATDLAVLKIDPRSNMTTTAWGDSDAVQPGAWTIAIGDADKEPRGALSRK, from the coding sequence GTGATCGCAATAACGACCAAACAGATCATCCAGGACCAGGCGACGCTGGATGACTTTTTCAGTCCTTTCGGTAGGCCCGGCCTCGGACCGGCGCAACCACAGGTGCGAGAGGCCCTTGGTTCCGGCTTTGTGATCAGCCCCGAGGGGTACATCGTCACCAACAACCATGTCGTTGCCGATGCAAGCGAAATCCATGTCGTATTCTCCGACAAGCAGACTTTGCCTGCGCGGCTCGTCGGCCGGGATCCGGCAACCGACCTCGCGGTGCTGAAGATCGACCCACGGTCCAACATGACAACAACCGCCTGGGGTGACTCCGATGCAGTACAACCCGGCGCATGGACGATCGCGATCGGCGACGCTGACAAGGAACCGCGGGGGGCTCTCAGCAGGAAATAG
- a CDS encoding sugar phosphorylase: MKLRELMDQVKDMTPDTLVCAAEIDEAFAANIAGIETAESARIESRKPDGTEAVELANGNDKVVVIRW; encoded by the coding sequence ATGAAGCTTCGCGAGTTGATGGACCAAGTGAAGGATATGACACCGGATACTCTGGTCTGTGCTGCCGAGATAGACGAGGCCTTTGCGGCCAACATTGCTGGCATAGAAACAGCAGAAAGTGCCCGGATCGAAAGCCGCAAGCCGGACGGCACCGAAGCCGTCGAGCTCGCCAACGGGAACGACAAGGTTGTCGTAATCCGCTGGTGA